In Vibrio hippocampi, the following are encoded in one genomic region:
- a CDS encoding OmpA family protein — MFGANKVAWVLFASLLAGCSSTSFKDVKLIPDTLDIAPKSEHDVRHPDWAYGPIETMTTLKGNNGQSRPHVWGSLEDYLVQNGLDYEMVPGDYMMIRLKRKIHFNTGSTAVSSDSFFWLERLANFLSEQHGIDVVIGGHTDNTGTVSFNDNLSDQRAQQVKQALINQQVPRQLIYTRGYGEHVPACSNGDTYGQACNRRVELTLLVANNK; from the coding sequence ATGTTTGGAGCAAACAAGGTTGCGTGGGTTCTTTTTGCCAGCCTGCTTGCAGGTTGCAGTTCCACTTCATTTAAAGACGTTAAATTAATACCAGATACGTTAGATATTGCACCTAAGTCGGAGCATGATGTCAGGCATCCAGATTGGGCTTACGGACCAATAGAAACCATGACGACGCTCAAGGGCAATAACGGTCAATCTCGTCCCCATGTTTGGGGTTCATTAGAAGACTATCTGGTACAAAACGGCTTAGATTATGAAATGGTACCGGGGGATTATATGATGATTCGCCTCAAGCGTAAGATCCATTTCAATACTGGCTCTACCGCCGTTTCAAGTGACTCTTTCTTCTGGCTTGAACGCCTAGCTAACTTTTTGTCCGAGCAACACGGTATCGATGTGGTGATTGGTGGTCATACGGATAACACGGGAACAGTCAGTTTCAACGATAATTTGTCAGACCAACGCGCTCAACAGGTGAAACAAGCGCTGATTAATCAGCAGGTTCCAAGACAGCTAATTTATACCCGAGGCTATGGCGAACATGTACCTGCTTGCTCTAACGGCGACACATACGGTCAGGCGTGCAATCGTCGAGTGGAGTTAACTCTATTGGTTGCGAATAATAAATAG
- a CDS encoding formate--tetrahydrofolate ligase produces MLSDIDICRTTKLASITDIATQSGLLAQEFHPQGQYKAKVSLKALHRVKDNISGKLVVVTAITPTPLGEGKTVTTIGLSQGLKKLQKSVFACIRQPSMGPIFGVKGGAAGGGFSQVAPMEELNLHLTGDIHAVTAAHNLASAALDARIYHEQRQGYDDFEARTGLKALRIDVRNVVWKRVVDHNDRALRMVTVGRNEANKTINGYEREDGFDISAASELMAILALSEDLADLRRRIGKIVLAYSLDGTPITTEDLQVAGAMAVSMKDTIEPTLMQTLEGVPTLVHTGPFANIAHGNSSVIADRIATKLAQYTVTEGGFGSDMGFEKACNIKAASTDKKPDCAVIVATLRGLKANSGLYDLKPGTPIPDSLYGEDQIALKAGFENLKWHINNVAKYGVPAVVAINRFPQDSEQELGTLMAWVEKLGCRVAISEGFAKGGTGTEDLAQQVISACESPADFRPLYRQEQSILEKLTTVCEAGYGAGRVTLSYQAQQQLAIYEKQGFNHLAVCLAKTPLSITTDGSIKGAPTGFDVVIRELRLCAGAGFVYALCGNVMTMPGLPDKPAFMSLDLDQDGNIVGLS; encoded by the coding sequence ATGCTATCTGATATTGACATTTGTCGTACTACTAAACTCGCTTCAATAACGGACATCGCGACCCAATCTGGTCTTCTAGCACAAGAGTTTCACCCGCAGGGACAATATAAAGCTAAGGTTTCGCTTAAAGCGTTACACCGTGTAAAAGATAATATTAGTGGCAAGCTCGTCGTGGTGACTGCCATTACGCCTACCCCGCTTGGTGAAGGTAAAACCGTGACGACTATTGGTCTCTCTCAAGGCTTAAAAAAATTACAAAAGTCGGTTTTTGCTTGTATTCGTCAGCCTTCCATGGGACCGATCTTTGGTGTCAAAGGCGGAGCTGCGGGCGGTGGATTTTCACAAGTCGCACCCATGGAAGAGTTAAACCTGCACCTGACCGGAGATATTCATGCGGTTACGGCGGCGCATAATCTTGCTTCGGCAGCTTTAGATGCCCGCATATACCACGAACAGCGTCAAGGTTATGATGACTTTGAGGCTCGCACGGGTCTAAAAGCATTGCGGATCGATGTGCGTAACGTAGTTTGGAAACGTGTTGTCGACCACAATGATCGCGCATTGCGCATGGTGACGGTAGGACGTAACGAAGCGAATAAAACTATTAATGGTTACGAGCGTGAAGATGGGTTTGATATTTCTGCCGCCTCTGAGCTTATGGCTATTCTTGCTCTCTCTGAGGACCTTGCCGACTTACGACGCCGTATCGGTAAAATCGTGTTAGCTTACTCGCTCGATGGTACACCGATCACCACAGAAGATCTTCAGGTCGCAGGCGCGATGGCGGTGAGCATGAAGGACACGATTGAACCAACGTTGATGCAGACACTTGAAGGTGTGCCTACCTTGGTTCATACCGGTCCATTTGCCAATATCGCTCATGGTAATTCGTCGGTTATTGCCGATCGTATTGCTACCAAACTCGCTCAGTACACAGTGACTGAAGGCGGCTTTGGATCTGATATGGGCTTCGAAAAAGCCTGTAATATCAAAGCAGCCAGTACCGATAAAAAACCAGATTGTGCTGTTATCGTCGCCACGCTACGTGGCTTAAAGGCGAACTCAGGTTTATATGATCTCAAACCCGGTACGCCGATCCCCGACTCGCTCTATGGTGAAGATCAGATCGCACTTAAAGCCGGTTTTGAAAATCTGAAATGGCACATCAATAATGTGGCTAAATACGGTGTCCCTGCTGTTGTCGCAATCAACCGTTTTCCTCAAGACAGTGAACAAGAGCTTGGGACATTAATGGCGTGGGTTGAAAAGCTTGGCTGTCGCGTTGCAATCAGTGAAGGCTTTGCTAAAGGTGGGACTGGGACAGAAGATCTCGCTCAGCAAGTCATCAGTGCTTGTGAAAGCCCAGCGGATTTTCGACCGCTTTATCGCCAAGAGCAGTCTATCCTAGAGAAATTAACCACAGTCTGTGAAGCGGGCTACGGCGCGGGACGTGTCACTCTCTCCTATCAAGCGCAGCAACAATTGGCGATCTACGAAAAACAAGGCTTCAACCACCTTGCTGTCTGTTTAGCGAAAACTCCGTTATCAATCACCACAGACGGCAGCATTAAAGGTGCGCCAACTGGCTTTGATGTTGTGATTCGTGAGCTTCGATTATGTGCGGGAGCGGGTTTTGTTTACGCACTTTGTGGCAATGTGATGACCATGCCTGGTCTCCCTGATAAACCGGCGTTTATGTCGCTTGATCTCGACCAAGACGGCAATATTGTTGGTTTAAGCTGA